Proteins from one Malania oleifera isolate guangnan ecotype guangnan chromosome 4, ASM2987363v1, whole genome shotgun sequence genomic window:
- the LOC131153635 gene encoding small ribosomal subunit protein mS78 (rPPR3a)-like translates to MSYLSRILRRTFSTSVSKTPETTDFITIKSRSQSLFKERNLKRLVQKFKESSEIDRFRTKTGVYEETVRRLASAKRFKWIKEILEDQKKYSDISREGFAVRLITLYGKSGMFDEASKTFDEMPERKCERTVKSLNALLGACVNSKMFDKLEEIFRELPSKLSVSPDVFSYNIIIKGYCDMGSLDLALSMLDEMEKNGVTPDLITFNTLLNEFCGKGQRLADAEKIWARMEAKNVVPDVRSYNAKLVGLASEKKMSEAVRLIEEMESMGIKADVFSFNALIKGFCNDEKMEEAKKWFDKMEASDCAPDKTTYATLVPAVCEKGDFSLALELCEKIFKRRRLVDVAVLQRVVDGLVKDSKIEEAKKLVELGKKNNYHRYNLKMPSDQ, encoded by the coding sequence ATGTCGTACCTCTCGCGAATTCTGCGTCGCACCTTCTCCACCTCTGTCTCTAAAACCCCAGAAACCACTGATTTCATCACCATCAAATCTCGATCCCAGAGCCTCTTTAAAGAGCGCAACCTCAAACGTCTGGTCCAGAAGTTTAAAGAATCTTCCGAGATTGATCGCTTCCGCACCAAGACCGGCGTCTACGAGGAAACTGTTCGCCGGCTCGCCTCCGCCAAGCGCTTCAAATGGATCAAAGAGATCCTCGAAGATCAGAAGAAGTACAGCGACATTTCCAGGGAGGGTTTCGCAGTTCGGCTCATTACCCTGTATGGTAAATCTGGCATGTTCGATGAAGCCTCCAAGACGTTCGACGAAATGCCTGAACGGAAATGCGAGCGCACGGTGAAATCTTTAAATGCCCTTCTCGGGGCGTGCGTTAATTCGAAGATGTTTGATAAGCTGGAGGAGATTTTTCGAGAACTGCCTTCGAAATTGTCGGTCAGCCCGGATGTGTTCTCCTACAATATCATCATCAAGGGATATTGCGACATGGGTTCTCTCGACTTGGCGCTTTCGATGCTCGATGAGATGGAGAAGAACGGGGTGACCCCTGATTTGATCACTTTCAATACGCTTTTGAATGAGTTTTGTGGGAAGGGGCAGCGACTTGCGGATGCGGAGAAGATATGGGCTCGAATGGAAGCGAAGAATGTTGTTCCTGATGTTAGAAGTTACAATGCCAAGTTGGTAGGATTGGCTTCGGAGAAGAAAATGTCAGAAGCAGTGAGGTTGATCGAAGAAATGGAGTCCATGGGTATTAAAGCTGATGTCTTTAGTTTCAATGCTTTGATTAAAGGATTCTGTAACGATGAGAAGATGGAAGAAGCTAAGAAGTGGTTTGACAAAATGGAGGCAAGTGATTGTGCTCCAGACAAGACAACTTATGCGACACTGGTTCCGGCTGTTTGTGAGAAGGGTGATTTTAGCCTGGCTCTTGAGCTCTGTGAGAAGATATTTAAGCGGCGGCGCCTTGTTGATGTTGCTGTATTGCAGCGTGTGGTGGATGGATTGGTTAAGGATTCAAAGATTGAAGAAGCAAAGAAACTTGTGGAGTTGGGAAAGAAGAACAATTACCACCGTTACAACTTGAAGATGCCGTCAGACCAGTAA